One part of the Luteibacter yeojuensis genome encodes these proteins:
- a CDS encoding PilN domain-containing protein, whose amino-acid sequence MTTLQDASQLQLDRMRRAWRGSALPGFLRWWGGELSPLVPARWRAAFAGGQRWYAIERGEDGWRLRRAGEAASLAEIADIDGAEHRAGVLAHALREADPTDRRVALVLPSAQVLRRRLVLPVAARDNLRQVVGFDLDRQTPFRAEDIHYGVRELEETASEGRFVAELAATPRSTLDPLLDELAVLGIHPDRVDVAQGSALAGVDLLPPARAPRRVDRRRRLNAALVAAIVLLVFAGMLTWLHNRNAALATMSATVESMRADAQKVSALRQRLTDSAGASGFLARKKTESPSIMPVLEELTHRLPDDTWLERFTLNGTGQLGFQGQSPQAARLIDALKGARTLGEPSFQGTIQSDPTSGKERFYMQAKALMPKPETANAPEAR is encoded by the coding sequence ATGACGACATTGCAGGACGCCTCCCAGCTACAGCTCGATCGCATGCGCCGCGCCTGGCGAGGCAGCGCGCTGCCGGGCTTCCTGCGCTGGTGGGGTGGCGAACTGTCCCCCCTCGTTCCGGCCCGCTGGCGCGCGGCGTTTGCGGGAGGGCAGCGCTGGTACGCCATCGAACGAGGCGAGGACGGCTGGCGGCTGCGCCGCGCCGGCGAGGCGGCCAGCCTCGCGGAAATCGCCGATATCGATGGCGCGGAACACCGCGCCGGTGTGCTGGCCCATGCCCTGCGCGAAGCCGATCCGACCGACCGCCGGGTGGCGCTCGTGCTCCCGTCCGCGCAGGTACTGCGCCGCCGTCTCGTCCTGCCGGTCGCGGCCCGCGACAACCTGCGCCAGGTGGTCGGCTTCGACCTCGACAGGCAAACCCCGTTCCGTGCGGAGGACATCCACTACGGCGTGCGCGAACTCGAGGAGACCGCCAGCGAAGGCCGCTTCGTCGCGGAGCTCGCCGCCACCCCGCGGTCCACGCTCGATCCCCTGCTCGACGAGCTCGCCGTGCTGGGCATCCACCCGGATCGCGTCGACGTGGCCCAGGGCAGCGCCCTGGCCGGCGTCGACCTGCTCCCTCCGGCGCGCGCGCCGCGGCGCGTCGACCGGCGCCGGCGCCTCAATGCCGCGCTCGTCGCCGCGATCGTGCTGCTCGTGTTCGCGGGCATGCTCACCTGGTTGCACAACCGGAACGCCGCGCTCGCCACGATGAGCGCCACCGTCGAATCGATGCGCGCCGACGCGCAGAAGGTCTCGGCATTGCGCCAGCGGCTGACCGACAGCGCCGGCGCGTCGGGATTCCTGGCGCGCAAGAAAACCGAAAGTCCTTCCATCATGCCCGTGCTGGAGGAACTGACCCATCGCCTGCCCGACGACACCTGGCTCGAGCGGTTCACGCTCAACGGTACGGGCCAGCTCGGCTTCCAGGGCCAGAGCCCGCAGGCGGCGCGGCTCATCGATGCGCTCAAGGGCGCGCGCACCCTCGGCGAACCGAGCTTCCAGGGCACCATCCAGTCCGATCCCACCTCCGGCAAGGAGCGCTTCTACATGCAGGCGAAGGCACTGATGCCGAAGCCGGAGACCGCGAATGCGCCTGAAGCCCGCTGA
- the hrpB gene encoding ATP-dependent helicase HrpB, with the protein MDVAFPIAPLLPEIAASLGECPRLVLEAPPGAGKTTQVPLALLDAPWLAGGRIVMLEPRRIAARAAAAFMARQLGEEVGETVGYRIRFESRVGPRTRIEVVTEGILGRMIQDDPSLDGIGAILFDEFHERHLAGDLGAALALDVQTGLRPDLRLVVMSATLDGERIARWLDAPRLSSPGRSYPVRIAYPPARTQETVEQHLVRTVTQALRDTDGDVLEFLPGRREIERARGMLQRVEENVDVVALHAELSLAEQQLALAPAEPGTRRVVLATNVAESSVTLPGIRAVVDTGLAREPRFDPQSGFARLETVHVSQASADQRAGRAGRVAEGIAYRLWPQSRRLEASRGAEIEHTELSGLALELAGWGSDDLPWLDEPPAGAMGQARDLLQRLGAIDAGAAITSLGREMLVLGATPRLGAAALRAPTTHRALVADLLALVEARSPLRGEHGRSDDFRQRVSALHLWRDGGARAARGGFADVGALAAIEKAAAGWRRRLGVRSAASGVPDSHAVGDLLVHAFPDRVARRDDAQPMRYQLANGRGARLHEASALHGEPWLVVLDLRLDARDSLVFAAAPFDPDVLERDHADRFVTERVVRWDDQRQIAEGFEERRFDALVMSRRSVPLTDDDALPVLLAVIRSRGVNALPWSEPALRLRSRIGALRAWRPELGLPDVGDEALLRELGAWLSPHLSGKRRLEALQAAELSQALASMLDYDQRRALDAHAPEELTVPSGMTRRLEYGTREDDAGAPPVLAVKLQELFGLADTPRVGDGRVPVMLHLLSPAGRPIQVTQDLAGFWNRTYPEVKKELKGRYPRHPWPDDPWTATATHRAKPRGT; encoded by the coding sequence ATGGATGTCGCCTTTCCCATCGCACCCCTCCTTCCCGAGATTGCCGCGTCGCTCGGCGAATGCCCGCGACTCGTGCTCGAGGCGCCGCCGGGGGCCGGCAAGACCACCCAGGTGCCCCTGGCGCTGCTGGATGCGCCATGGCTGGCCGGCGGCCGTATCGTGATGCTCGAACCGCGACGCATCGCCGCGCGGGCGGCGGCGGCCTTCATGGCCCGGCAACTCGGCGAGGAGGTCGGTGAAACCGTCGGGTACCGCATCCGCTTCGAATCGCGCGTCGGACCGCGCACGCGTATCGAAGTCGTCACGGAAGGCATCCTCGGCCGCATGATCCAGGACGATCCATCGCTCGACGGCATCGGCGCGATCCTCTTCGACGAATTCCACGAGCGCCACCTCGCGGGCGATCTTGGCGCGGCGCTGGCGCTCGATGTACAGACCGGGCTGCGGCCCGATCTGCGCCTGGTGGTGATGTCGGCGACGCTCGACGGCGAGCGCATCGCGCGCTGGCTGGACGCGCCGCGCCTGTCCAGTCCGGGCCGAAGTTATCCGGTGCGTATCGCGTATCCGCCGGCGAGAACCCAGGAAACGGTGGAACAGCACCTGGTCCGGACCGTCACGCAGGCGCTGCGCGACACCGATGGCGACGTGCTCGAGTTCCTGCCCGGCAGGCGCGAGATCGAGCGTGCCCGCGGGATGCTCCAGCGCGTGGAGGAAAACGTGGACGTGGTCGCGCTGCATGCCGAGCTGTCGCTCGCGGAGCAGCAGCTGGCGCTGGCACCCGCCGAACCGGGGACGCGCCGTGTCGTGCTCGCCACGAACGTCGCGGAGTCGAGCGTCACCCTGCCGGGCATCCGCGCGGTCGTCGACACGGGCCTCGCGCGCGAGCCGCGGTTCGACCCGCAGTCCGGCTTCGCACGTCTCGAAACCGTGCATGTGTCGCAGGCCTCCGCCGACCAGCGTGCCGGACGCGCGGGACGTGTCGCCGAAGGCATCGCCTATCGCCTCTGGCCGCAGAGCCGCCGGCTCGAGGCATCGCGCGGCGCCGAGATCGAGCACACCGAGCTGTCGGGTCTTGCGCTGGAACTGGCCGGCTGGGGCAGCGACGACCTGCCCTGGCTGGACGAGCCGCCCGCGGGCGCGATGGGACAGGCCCGCGATCTCCTGCAACGCCTCGGCGCCATCGATGCAGGGGCGGCAATCACGTCGCTTGGCCGGGAGATGCTCGTGCTTGGTGCGACGCCACGCCTTGGCGCCGCCGCCCTGCGAGCGCCCACGACACATCGGGCGCTTGTCGCCGACCTGCTGGCGCTCGTCGAGGCGCGCTCGCCGCTGCGTGGCGAGCACGGACGCAGCGACGACTTCCGTCAACGCGTGAGTGCCCTGCATCTATGGCGCGACGGTGGGGCCCGCGCCGCCCGCGGCGGCTTCGCCGACGTGGGCGCACTGGCCGCCATCGAGAAGGCGGCGGCGGGGTGGCGTCGCCGTCTTGGCGTGCGCAGCGCCGCGAGCGGAGTGCCCGACAGCCATGCCGTGGGCGATCTCCTCGTCCACGCATTCCCCGACCGCGTGGCCCGTCGCGACGATGCGCAGCCGATGCGCTACCAGCTCGCCAACGGGCGTGGCGCGCGACTGCACGAGGCGAGCGCGCTGCATGGCGAACCGTGGCTCGTCGTGCTCGATCTCCGCCTGGACGCGCGCGACAGCCTCGTCTTCGCGGCGGCCCCGTTCGATCCCGACGTGCTCGAGCGCGATCACGCCGATCGCTTCGTCACGGAGCGCGTCGTTCGCTGGGACGACCAGCGGCAGATCGCCGAAGGATTCGAGGAGCGTCGCTTCGATGCCCTGGTGATGTCGCGCCGCTCCGTGCCATTGACCGACGACGACGCGCTGCCCGTGCTGCTCGCCGTCATCCGCTCGCGCGGCGTGAATGCCTTGCCGTGGAGCGAGCCGGCCCTGCGCCTGCGTTCGCGCATCGGCGCCTTGCGCGCGTGGCGGCCGGAGCTGGGTCTGCCCGATGTCGGCGACGAGGCGCTGCTGCGCGAGCTCGGTGCGTGGTTATCGCCCCATCTCTCGGGCAAGCGGCGACTCGAGGCCTTGCAGGCGGCCGAACTGTCCCAGGCCCTTGCCTCGATGCTCGACTACGACCAGCGTCGCGCGCTCGACGCGCACGCGCCGGAAGAGCTGACCGTGCCGAGCGGGATGACGCGCCGGCTCGAGTACGGCACGCGCGAGGACGATGCCGGCGCCCCGCCGGTGCTGGCCGTGAAGTTGCAGGAGCTGTTCGGCCTGGCCGATACGCCGCGGGTCGGCGACGGGCGCGTGCCCGTGATGTTGCACCTGCTGTCGCCCGCAGGCCGGCCTATCCAGGTGACGCAGGATCTCGCCGGCTTCTGGAACCGGACCTATCCCGAGGTGAAGAAGGAACTGAAGGGACGGTACCCCAGGCATCCCTGGCCCGACGATCCGTGGACGGCCACGGCGACCCACCGCGCCAAACCGCGCGGTACCTGA
- a CDS encoding pseudouridine synthase, with translation MRVNKYISEAGLCSRREADDLLVAGRVTINDVVVGMGAKALEGDVVKVDGEVVVARTLIASPAKSRGVYIALNKPVGITCTTDTTVDGNIVDFVDHPQRIFPIGRLDKDSEGLILLTSNGDIVNEILRAENHHEKEYLVAVNKPVTDEFLAGMARGVRVHGQMTRPCKVRRIAKFGFAIILTQGLNRQIRLMAAAFGYRVTQLRRVRIVNVKLGHLKVGQWRNLTEAELKGLLPGRSHW, from the coding sequence ATGCGGGTCAACAAGTACATCAGCGAGGCAGGCCTCTGCTCGCGGCGCGAAGCCGACGACCTCCTGGTCGCCGGCCGCGTCACCATCAACGACGTCGTCGTCGGCATGGGCGCGAAGGCGCTCGAAGGCGATGTCGTCAAGGTCGATGGCGAGGTCGTCGTCGCCCGCACCCTCATCGCCAGCCCGGCGAAGAGTCGCGGCGTGTACATCGCGCTGAACAAGCCGGTGGGCATCACCTGCACCACCGACACCACGGTGGACGGCAACATCGTCGACTTCGTCGACCATCCGCAGCGCATCTTTCCCATCGGCCGTCTCGACAAGGATTCGGAAGGCCTGATCCTGCTCACCAGCAACGGCGACATCGTCAACGAGATCCTGCGCGCCGAGAACCACCACGAGAAGGAATACCTCGTGGCGGTGAACAAACCGGTGACCGACGAGTTCCTCGCCGGCATGGCACGCGGCGTGCGTGTGCACGGACAGATGACGCGGCCGTGCAAGGTGCGCCGCATCGCGAAGTTCGGCTTCGCGATCATCCTCACCCAGGGCCTCAACCGGCAGATCCGCCTGATGGCCGCGGCCTTCGGGTACCGCGTAACCCAGCTGCGCCGCGTGCGCATCGTCAACGTGAAGCTCGGACACCTGAAAGTCGGCCAGTGGCGCAACCTGACCGAAGCGGAACTCAAGGGGCTCTTGCCCGGCCGTAGCCACTGGTAA
- a CDS encoding general secretion pathway protein GspN — MNAAGQRRLTPVLAIVAIVLALFVVSLVLGLGRGVRWDPPGEPQPLPAVRPVAMPPPTLLARFAEVWQRPLFMPDRKPAAVAETGEDTGNIGDLELTGIIVTPGLRMALLRDRTKDSTVRVKEGSALADGHWTLASLSPRSAVFESGGERRELTLKVAAPDAPAKGPQRPGMPPIPGQPPVPSRPQPATGNGVHIERQASSGMTGPALPRPAAAGTARAPQPRQDDDALQRARIEALKQAVQRRRMEQQQRQQQATDSR, encoded by the coding sequence GTGAACGCGGCCGGTCAGCGACGCCTTACGCCGGTCCTCGCCATCGTGGCCATCGTGCTGGCGCTGTTCGTCGTGTCGCTGGTCCTGGGCTTGGGGCGCGGCGTACGCTGGGACCCTCCGGGCGAACCCCAGCCCTTGCCGGCCGTGCGGCCGGTGGCCATGCCGCCGCCCACCTTGCTGGCGCGATTCGCCGAGGTCTGGCAGCGCCCGCTCTTCATGCCGGATCGCAAACCGGCCGCCGTGGCCGAAACGGGCGAAGACACCGGAAACATCGGCGACCTCGAACTCACCGGCATCATCGTGACCCCCGGCCTGCGCATGGCGCTGCTGCGCGACCGCACCAAGGACAGTACCGTGCGGGTGAAGGAGGGCAGCGCGCTCGCCGACGGCCATTGGACGCTGGCATCCCTGTCGCCACGCAGCGCGGTGTTCGAAAGCGGCGGCGAGCGGCGCGAACTTACCTTGAAGGTGGCCGCTCCCGACGCACCCGCGAAAGGCCCGCAACGTCCCGGGATGCCGCCGATACCCGGTCAGCCGCCCGTGCCGTCGCGTCCGCAACCCGCCACCGGCAACGGCGTGCACATCGAGCGGCAGGCGTCGTCCGGCATGACCGGCCCGGCGCTCCCGCGACCGGCCGCCGCCGGCACGGCGCGCGCACCGCAGCCCAGGCAGGATGACGACGCGCTCCAGCGCGCCCGCATCGAGGCCCTGAAACAGGCGGTCCAGAGGCGCCGCATGGAACAGCAGCAACGACAGCAGCAGGCCACGGATTCGAGATAG
- the gspM gene encoding type II secretion system protein GspM — MRLKPAESRAAAILLLVAVLVAGYFVLIHWWFVAPQLAIASQMSDLRDTERRYAAAIAERPQLLKRLAALEQGQTRSDAFLPGDDANAAAAGLMQRIVDVAAAHREDGACDVVQKMPVPSQEKGGDPYRKVTVNISLRCQMQPMAAVLHDIEEETPYLFIEDFSIYRNPVAARNGAAAPMEVQFTVSGYIHAVRVAKVSS, encoded by the coding sequence ATGCGCCTGAAGCCCGCTGAATCCCGCGCCGCTGCGATCCTGCTGCTGGTGGCCGTGCTGGTGGCCGGCTATTTCGTCCTCATCCACTGGTGGTTCGTGGCGCCGCAGCTGGCGATCGCGAGCCAGATGAGCGACCTCCGCGACACGGAGCGCCGTTATGCCGCGGCCATCGCGGAGCGTCCGCAGCTGCTGAAACGCCTCGCCGCGCTCGAGCAGGGGCAGACGCGCAGCGATGCGTTCCTGCCCGGCGACGACGCGAACGCGGCGGCCGCCGGCCTCATGCAGCGCATCGTGGACGTCGCCGCCGCGCATCGCGAGGATGGCGCCTGCGACGTCGTCCAGAAGATGCCCGTGCCCAGCCAGGAGAAAGGCGGCGATCCCTACCGGAAAGTCACCGTCAACATCAGCCTGCGGTGCCAGATGCAACCGATGGCCGCGGTGCTGCACGACATCGAGGAAGAAACCCCTTATCTCTTCATCGAAGACTTCAGCATCTATCGCAATCCCGTCGCCGCACGCAACGGCGCGGCGGCACCGATGGAAGTCCAGTTCACCGTCTCGGGTTACATCCACGCGGTGCGCGTGGCGAAGGTGTCCTCGTGA
- a CDS encoding general secretion pathway protein GspK, whose protein sequence is MTIRRDRGVALLIVLWGCTLLAIMLGGFAALARTEGLQARYQYAQTRAHYAAEAGIMRAIEGLQSRDFASRWVADGRVYPFEFDGAKVAITIVDEDGKVDLNAASGDVLTGLFKAAGVADDKAHRLSAAVQDWRRPGDAASPNGAKKPQYEAAGLAYGPRNGPFASVEEARMVLGMDAKTWTAVAPALTIWSGRERPNSEHAQPLALAAIPGLGQAGVAAILAKRGQVDASTVAGGNGVTHTIRAEAILDDGTRSSLTSTIRLRGIRSGNQPYAVLRWREGDAE, encoded by the coding sequence ATGACGATCCGACGCGACCGAGGCGTGGCGCTGCTCATCGTCCTGTGGGGATGCACCCTGCTGGCGATCATGCTCGGCGGGTTCGCCGCGCTGGCTCGCACCGAGGGCTTGCAGGCCCGTTACCAGTACGCGCAGACGCGTGCGCACTACGCGGCCGAGGCCGGCATCATGCGTGCGATCGAAGGTCTGCAGAGCCGCGACTTCGCGTCGCGCTGGGTCGCCGATGGCCGCGTCTATCCCTTCGAGTTCGACGGTGCGAAGGTAGCCATCACCATCGTCGACGAGGACGGCAAGGTGGACCTGAACGCCGCATCCGGCGACGTGCTCACCGGACTGTTCAAGGCGGCGGGCGTGGCGGACGACAAGGCCCACCGTCTTTCCGCCGCCGTCCAGGACTGGCGGCGTCCCGGCGACGCGGCTTCGCCCAACGGCGCGAAGAAACCGCAATACGAGGCGGCGGGGCTGGCTTACGGTCCGCGCAACGGCCCCTTCGCCTCGGTGGAGGAAGCGCGCATGGTGCTGGGCATGGACGCGAAGACCTGGACGGCCGTCGCTCCCGCGCTGACCATCTGGTCCGGTCGCGAGCGGCCCAACAGCGAACACGCGCAGCCACTGGCGCTGGCGGCGATTCCCGGCCTGGGCCAGGCGGGCGTGGCCGCGATCCTGGCGAAGCGCGGCCAGGTCGACGCTTCCACCGTCGCGGGCGGTAACGGTGTCACGCACACGATACGTGCGGAAGCGATCCTTGACGACGGAACCAGGAGTTCCCTTACATCGACGATCCGACTGCGTGGGATAAGATCGGGAAACCAGCCCTACGCCGTGTTGCGTTGGCGCGAAGGAGACGCTGAATGA
- the dbpA gene encoding ATP-dependent RNA helicase DbpA codes for MTDFQQLPLSPALLAAVEGIGYASMTAIQREALPPILEGRDVIAQARTGSGKTAAFALGLLQRIDVRQVRLQALVLCPTRELADQVSKAIRRFAANLPNVKLLTLCGGMPLGPQLASLEHDPHIVVGTPGRVQEHLKRGSLHGGGIKVFVLDEADRMLDMGFEEAMDDIVKRIAKHHQTLLFSATYPDAIRAISARMQHDPVDIAVEETHDESSIEQRVVEAEPSVKADVLGRILTQEKPEAALVFCNMRKDTESVAAELDRRGFSALALHGDLDQRDRDEVLVRFANRSCTVLVATDVAARGLDIANLPLVVSYDVAHDPDTHTHRVGRTGRAGATGLAIVLAGSRELNKLRAIEERVGAPLGRYPAKGGGDGRKVLNLAPMKTLVIDGGRKDKMRPGDILGALTGDAGLDGKDIGKIDVYATRAYVAIRRDLANKALERLRAGKIKGRNFRVRPLG; via the coding sequence ATGACCGATTTCCAGCAACTGCCCCTTTCGCCCGCCCTGCTCGCCGCCGTCGAGGGCATCGGTTATGCCTCGATGACGGCGATCCAGCGCGAAGCCCTGCCGCCCATCCTCGAAGGCCGCGACGTCATCGCCCAGGCGCGCACCGGCAGCGGCAAGACGGCGGCCTTCGCGCTCGGGCTCCTGCAGCGCATCGACGTACGACAGGTGAGGTTGCAGGCCCTCGTGCTCTGCCCCACCCGCGAGCTCGCCGATCAGGTCAGCAAGGCGATCCGGCGCTTCGCGGCGAACCTGCCGAACGTGAAGCTGCTCACGCTGTGCGGCGGCATGCCGCTGGGGCCCCAGCTCGCCTCGCTGGAACACGATCCGCACATCGTCGTGGGCACGCCGGGGCGCGTGCAGGAACACCTCAAGCGCGGCAGCCTGCATGGCGGCGGCATCAAGGTGTTCGTGCTGGACGAGGCGGACCGCATGCTCGACATGGGTTTCGAGGAAGCCATGGACGACATCGTCAAGCGCATCGCGAAGCATCATCAGACGCTGCTCTTCTCCGCCACGTATCCCGACGCGATCCGCGCGATAAGCGCGCGCATGCAGCATGACCCGGTCGATATCGCCGTGGAGGAAACACACGACGAGAGCAGCATCGAGCAGCGCGTCGTGGAAGCGGAGCCTTCCGTGAAAGCCGACGTGCTGGGGCGCATCCTCACCCAGGAGAAGCCCGAGGCCGCCCTCGTCTTCTGCAACATGCGCAAGGATACCGAGAGCGTCGCCGCCGAACTGGACCGCCGCGGTTTCTCCGCACTTGCCCTGCATGGCGACCTCGACCAGCGCGATCGCGACGAGGTGCTGGTGCGTTTCGCCAACCGCAGCTGCACCGTGCTCGTCGCCACCGACGTGGCCGCGCGCGGCCTCGACATCGCCAACCTCCCGCTGGTGGTGAGTTACGACGTCGCGCACGATCCCGACACGCATACGCATCGCGTGGGCCGCACCGGCCGCGCGGGTGCAACGGGCCTCGCCATCGTCCTGGCCGGTTCGCGCGAGCTCAACAAGCTGCGTGCGATCGAGGAACGCGTCGGCGCTCCGCTGGGCCGCTATCCGGCGAAGGGTGGCGGCGACGGGCGCAAGGTGCTCAACCTCGCACCGATGAAAACCCTGGTGATCGACGGCGGCCGCAAGGACAAGATGCGCCCCGGCGACATCCTCGGCGCGCTCACCGGCGACGCGGGGCTCGACGGCAAGGACATCGGCAAGATCGACGTCTACGCGACGCGTGCTTATGTCGCCATTCGCCGCGACCTCGCCAACAAGGCGCTGGAACGGTTGCGCGCGGGAAAAATCAAGGGTAGGAACTTCCGCGTCCGCCCGTTGGGCTGA
- the gspD gene encoding type II secretion system secretin GspD: MKRGMLGTAVLAALLTVACTSKNVKSDGVLEREALAGVDDPVPAALPLGGEDAPEASDTPAGRRIGDISRGNGHFIRPHGVATPKPEAKGEGAVTLNFENQPIEAVVKAILGDLLDANYSIAPGVEGAISFSTAKPVKQEEALPILETLLSWTGNALVREHGRYSILPASRAVAGRIAPSLKAAKPAAGTNARLFPLRHVAAPAMAKLLEPFALPGAILLADPARNVLVVAGTRDELANYQETIETFDVDWVAGMSVGVFSLENAYVGELLPALESVFGEKSNTPIAGLFRFIPIERTNALVVIATRAEHVDQVGDWIARIDRGGGNEPRLFVYEVRNLLASDVAKYVGNVFGGAVAGDSPPSIAPGLSATSLFGGLGIDAKSDDPASLTGDNPADEASAFFSPPKPAASSGHPGDAKSGIRITAVDANNQLMIRARPSQWAEIRQAIERLDATPLQVQIETRILEVNLVDAFRFGVQWYLEGLAGGDGEVTQPGNKQRWKLGNAPAKSEDTFYYSFANRNVSVAIRAMEQSGNTRTLSAPSLVVVNNRKARIQVGDQIPVTQTFVNPGFGSGNPVGQVEYKDTGVILDVRPRVNPGGLVYLDVTQEVSRPDETRKTEGNLAISKRKLTTQVAVQSGQTVLLGGLIQDSAHTKQDGVPGLSRIPLLGALFRDRSSGSGRTELIVLITPKVIANGEDAKRVSDDYRLKFRSLQPFEAAAREASRPAVQENAEG, from the coding sequence ATGAAACGCGGAATGCTCGGCACGGCCGTCCTTGCGGCCTTGCTGACGGTGGCTTGCACCTCGAAGAACGTGAAATCGGATGGCGTCCTCGAGCGCGAAGCCCTGGCCGGTGTCGACGACCCGGTACCGGCGGCGCTTCCGCTTGGCGGAGAGGACGCGCCGGAGGCGTCGGACACGCCGGCCGGGCGCCGCATCGGCGACATCAGCCGCGGCAATGGACACTTCATCCGTCCGCACGGGGTCGCCACGCCGAAGCCGGAAGCGAAGGGCGAGGGCGCGGTCACGCTCAACTTCGAGAACCAGCCGATCGAAGCCGTGGTCAAGGCCATCCTCGGCGATCTCCTCGATGCCAATTATTCGATCGCGCCCGGCGTGGAAGGCGCCATTTCCTTTTCCACCGCCAAGCCGGTGAAGCAGGAAGAAGCCTTGCCGATCCTCGAAACCCTGCTTTCCTGGACGGGCAATGCGCTCGTGCGCGAGCACGGCCGCTACAGCATCCTGCCGGCCAGCCGTGCCGTGGCAGGGCGTATCGCGCCCAGCCTGAAGGCGGCCAAGCCCGCCGCGGGAACGAACGCGAGACTGTTCCCGCTGCGCCACGTGGCGGCGCCGGCGATGGCCAAGCTGCTCGAGCCCTTTGCCTTGCCCGGCGCGATCCTCCTCGCCGATCCCGCGCGTAATGTCCTCGTCGTGGCCGGCACGCGCGACGAACTGGCCAATTACCAGGAAACCATCGAGACCTTCGACGTCGACTGGGTGGCCGGCATGTCGGTCGGCGTCTTCAGTCTCGAGAACGCCTACGTCGGCGAGTTGCTGCCGGCGTTGGAATCGGTGTTCGGCGAGAAGAGCAATACGCCCATCGCGGGCCTGTTCCGTTTCATTCCCATCGAGCGGACCAACGCGCTGGTCGTCATCGCCACGCGCGCCGAGCATGTCGACCAGGTGGGCGACTGGATCGCGCGCATCGACCGCGGTGGCGGCAACGAACCGCGCCTGTTCGTCTACGAGGTACGCAATCTCCTGGCCTCGGATGTCGCGAAATACGTCGGCAACGTCTTCGGCGGTGCGGTGGCTGGCGACTCGCCGCCCAGCATCGCGCCCGGTCTTTCGGCGACCTCGCTGTTCGGCGGCCTGGGAATCGACGCGAAGAGCGACGACCCGGCCTCGCTTACCGGCGACAACCCGGCGGACGAAGCGTCGGCGTTCTTCAGTCCGCCGAAACCCGCGGCCTCGTCCGGCCACCCGGGCGACGCGAAGTCCGGGATACGGATCACCGCCGTCGATGCGAACAACCAGTTGATGATCCGCGCGCGGCCTTCGCAATGGGCGGAGATCCGTCAGGCGATCGAGCGGCTCGACGCCACGCCGCTGCAGGTGCAGATCGAAACGCGCATCCTGGAGGTCAATCTGGTCGACGCATTCCGTTTCGGCGTCCAGTGGTACCTGGAAGGCCTCGCCGGTGGCGACGGCGAGGTGACCCAGCCCGGCAACAAGCAGCGCTGGAAGCTGGGCAACGCACCGGCGAAGTCCGAGGATACCTTCTACTACTCGTTCGCGAACAGGAATGTATCGGTGGCGATCCGCGCGATGGAACAGAGCGGGAACACCAGGACGCTTTCGGCGCCCTCCCTCGTCGTCGTCAACAACCGGAAAGCGCGCATTCAGGTGGGCGACCAGATTCCGGTCACGCAGACGTTCGTGAACCCTGGCTTCGGCAGTGGAAATCCGGTGGGACAGGTCGAGTACAAGGACACCGGCGTCATCCTCGACGTGCGGCCGCGGGTGAATCCCGGTGGCCTGGTCTACCTCGACGTCACCCAGGAAGTGAGCCGGCCCGACGAGACAAGGAAAACCGAGGGCAATCTTGCGATTTCCAAGCGCAAGCTCACCACCCAGGTGGCGGTGCAGAGCGGTCAGACCGTCTTGCTGGGTGGGCTTATCCAGGACAGCGCCCACACGAAGCAAGACGGCGTTCCCGGACTGTCGCGCATCCCGCTGCTCGGCGCCCTGTTCCGCGATCGTTCGAGCGGCAGCGGACGCACCGAACTGATCGTGCTCATCACGCCCAAGGTCATCGCGAACGGCGAGGACGCCAAGCGTGTCTCCGACGACTACAGGCTCAAGTTCCGCTCGTTGCAGCCCTTCGAGGCGGCGGCCCGCGAGGCGTCCCGTCCGGCGGTGCAGGAAAACGCCGAGGGCTGA